The following proteins are encoded in a genomic region of Brachypodium distachyon strain Bd21 chromosome 1, Brachypodium_distachyon_v3.0, whole genome shotgun sequence:
- the LOC100821547 gene encoding cell division control protein 48 homolog E, whose product MATSPTQGEPSSSDPKSKKDYSTAILERKKSPNRLVVDEATNDDNSVLALHPETMERLQLFRGDTVLLKGKKRKDTICIVLADDTCEEPKIRMNKTVRKNLRVRLGDVVSVHQCPDVKYGKRVHILPIDDTVEGITGNLFDAFLKPYFLEAYRPLRKGDLFLVRGGMRSVEFKVIETDPAEYCIVAPDTEIFCDGEPIKREDEERLDEVGYDDVGGVRKQMAQIRELVELPLRHPQLFKSIGVKPPKGILLYGPPGSGKTLIARAVANETGAFFFLINGPEIMSKLAGESESNLRKAFEEAEKNAPAIIFIDEIDSIAPKREKTNGEVERRIVSQLLTLMDGLKSRAHVIVMGATNRPNSIDPALRRFGRFDREIDIGVPDEVGRLEVLRIHTKNMKLAEDVELEHISKDTHGFVGADLAALCTEAALQCIREKMDIIDLEDETIDAEILNSMAVTNDHFKTALTTSNPSALRETVVEVPNVSWEDIGGLENVKRELQETVQYPVEHPEKFEKFGMSPSKGVLFYGPPGCGKTLLAKAIANECQANFISVKGPELLTMWFGESEANVREIFDKARGSAPCVLFFDELDSIATQRGSSVGDAGGAADRVLNQLLTEMDGMNAKKTVFIIGATNRPDIIDPALLRPGRLDQLIYIPLPDVESRLQIFKACLRKSPVAKDVDLNALAKYTQGFSGADITEICQRACKYAIRENIEKDIEMERRRKDNPEAMEEDVVDEIAEIRAAHFEESMKYARRSVSDADIRKYQAFAQTLQQSRGFGSEFRFPDQPAAGAAAAADPFASAAAAAEDDDLYS is encoded by the exons ATGGCGACCTCGCCTACCCAGGGCGAGCCGTCCTCCTCCGATCC GAAGTCGAAGAAGGACTACTCGACGGCGATCCTCGAGAGGAAGAAGTCGCCGAACCGGCTGGTGGTCGACGAGGCCACCAATGACGACAACTCCGTCCTCGCGCTGCACCCGGAGACCATGGAGAGGCTCCAGCTCTTCCGCGGGGACACTGTCCTGCTTAAG GGTAAGAAGAGAAAGGACACAATCTGCATCGTGCTTGCGGATGACACATGTGAGGAGCCAAAGATCCGGATGAACAAAACTGTTAGGAAGAACTTGAGAGTGCGACTTGGTGATGTGGTGTCTGTTCATCAATGCCCAGATGTCAAATACGGGAAGCGTGTGCACATACTTCCTATTGACGACACGGTTGAAGGCATCACCGGAAACTTGTTTGATGCTTTCTTGAAAC CATACTTCCTTGAAGCTTACCGTCCTTTGAGAAAAGGAGACCTTTTCCTTGTGAGGGGTGGAATGAGGAGTGTGGAATTCAAAGTTATAGAGACTGATCCCGCAGAGTATTGCATTGTTGCGCCTGACACGGAGATATTCTGTGATGGTGAGCCTATCAAGAGAGAAGACGAGGAAAGGCTAGACGAGGTTGGCTATGATgatgttggtggagttaggaAACAAATGGCCCAGATCAGAGAGCTGGTCGAACTCCCACTGCGCCATCCCCAACTTTTCAAGTCTATTGGTGTTAAGCCACCAAAGGGCATATTGCTGTACGGACCACCTGGCTCTGGCAAGACCCTAATTGCTAGAGCTGTCGCTAATGAAACAGGTGCATTCTTCTTTCTGATTAATGGCCCAGAAATCATGTCGAAGCTAGCAGGAGAAAGTGAGAGTAATCTCAGAAAGGCATTCGAAGAAGCTGAGAAGAATGCACCAGCCATCATCTTCATTGATGAGATTGATTCAATAGCCCCAAAGAGAGAAAAGACGAATGGAGAAGTTGAAAGGCGTATTGTTTCACAGCTGTTGACTCTTATGGATGGTCTGAAATCCCGTGCTCATGTTATTGTTATGGGTGCTACAAATCGGCCAAACAGCATTGATCCTGCGCTTAGGAGATTTGGCAGGTTTGACCGGGAGATTGACATTGGTGTTCCTGATGAAGTTGGGCGCCTTGAAGTTCTTCGTATTCACACTAAAAACATGAAGCTAGCTGAAGAC GTCGAGCTGGAACATATTTCAAAAGACACCCATGGGTTTGTTGGTGCAGATTTAGCTGCCCTTTGCACTGAGGCTGCCCTCCAGTGCATTCGTGAGAAGATGGATATTATTGATCTCGAGGATGAGACCATAGATGCTGAAATACTGAACTCTATGGCTGTTACAAACGACCACTTCAAGACTGCACTAACGACCAGCAACCCATCTGCTCTCCGTGAAACT GTTGTTGAAGTTCCAAATGTCTCTTGGGAAGATATTGGTGGTCTGGAGAATGTCAAAAGGGAGTTGCAGGAG ACTGTCCAGTATCCTGTGGAGCATCCAGAGAAATTTGAGAAGTTTGGCATGTCTCCTTCCAAAGGTGTTCTGTTCTATGGTCCTCCCGGCTGTGGTAAAACATTGTTGGCCAAGGCAATTGCAAACGAGTGCCAGGCTAACTTCATCAGTGTCAAAGGACCTGAGCTGCTCACCATGTGGTTTGGTGAGAGTGAGGCTAATGTGCGTGAGATTTTTGACAAGGCTAGGGGGTCAGCACCATGTGTCCTCTTCTTTGATGAGCTTGATTCAATTGCTACCCAG AGAGGAAGCAGTGTTGGGGATGCTGGAGGTGCGGCTGATAGAGTGCTGAACCAGCTGCTGACTGAGATGGATGGCATGAACGCAAAGAAAACTGTATTTATCATCGGTGCTACGAACAGGCCAGACATCATAGACCCTGCCTTGCTCAGGCCAGGGCGTCTTGATCAGCTTATCTACATCCCTCTTCCTGATGTTGAGTCCAGGCTCCAGATCTTCAAAGCATGCCTCAGGAAGTCTCCTGTGGCCAAGGATGTGGACTTGAATGCTCTTGCCAAATACACACAAGGGTTCAGTGGTGCCGACATCACAGAAATTTGTCAGCGTGCTTGCAAATATGCCATCAGGGAGAATATTGAAAAG GACATCGAAATGGAAAGGCGTAGGAAGGACAATCCTGAAGCCATGGAGGAAGATGTGGTGGATGAGATCGCTGAGATCAGGGCTGCTCACTTTGAGGAGTCGATGAAGTATGCACGCCGGAGTGTGAGCGACGCGGACATTCGCAAGTACCAGGCCTTTGCCCAGACGCTGCAGCAGTCTCGTGGATTTGGCAGCGAGTTCCGGTTCCCTGATCAGCCCGCTGctggcgctgccgctgctgccgacCCTTTTGCAtccgctgccgctgcagctgaAGATGATGATTTATATAGCTAA
- the LOC100821246 gene encoding cell division control protein 48 homolog E, with translation MATPPTQGEPSSSDPKSKKDYSTAILERKKSPNRLVVDEATNDDNSVVALHPDTMERLQLFRGDTVLLKGKKRKDTICIVLADETCEEPKVRMNKTVRKNLRVRLGDVVSVHQCPDVKYGKRVHILPIDDTVEGITGNLFDAFLKPYFLEAYRPLRKGDLFLVRGGMRSVEFKVIETDPAEYCIVAPDTEIFCDGEPIKREDEERLDEVGYDDVGGVRKQMAQIRELVELPLRHPQLFKSIGVKPPKGILLFGPPGSGKTLIARAVANETGAFFFLINGPEIMSKLAGESESNLRKAFEEAEKNAPAIIFIDEIDSIAPKREKTNGEVERRIVSQLLTLMDGLKSRAHVIVMGATNRPNSIDPALRRFGRFDREIDIGVPDEVGRLEVLRIHTKNMKLAEDVELEHISKDTHGYVGADLAALCTEAALQCIREKMDIIDLEDETIDAEILNSMAVTNDHFKTALTTSNPSALRETVVEVPNVSWEDIGGLENVKRELQETVQYPVEHPEKFEKFGMSPSKGVLFYGPPGCGKTLLAKAIANECQANFISVKGPELLTMWFGESEANVREIFDKARGSAPCVLFFDELDSIATQRGSSVGDAGGAADRVLNQLLTEMDGMNAKKTVFIIGATNRPDIIDPALLRPGRLDQLIYIPLPDVESRLQIFKACLRKSPVAKDVDLNALAKYTQGFSGADITEICQRACKYAIRENIEKDIEMERRRKDNPEAMEEDEADEIAEIRAAHFEESMKYARRSVSDADIRKYQAFAQTLQQSRGFGSEFRFPDQPAAGAAAAADPFASAAAAAEDDDLYS, from the exons ATGGCGACGCCCCCTACCCAGGGCGAGCCGTCCTCCTCCGATCC GAAGTCGAAGAAGGACTACTCGACGGCGATCCTCGAGAGGAAGAAGTCGCCGAACCGGCTGGTGGTCGACGAGGCAACGAACGACGACAACTCCGTCGTCGCCCTGCACCCGGACACCATGGAGAGGCTCCAGCTCTTCCGTGGCGACACTGTCCTGCTCAAG GGTAAGAAGAGAAAGGACACAATCTGCATTGTGCTTGCAGATGAAACATGTGAAGAGCCAAAGGTCCGAATGAACAAAACCGTCAGGAAGAACTTGAGAGTTCGACTTGGTGATGTGGTATCTGTTCATCAATGCCCAGATGTCAAATACGGGAAGCGTGTGCACATACTTCCTATTGATGACACGGTTGAAGGCATTACTGGAAACTTGTTCGATGCTTTCTTGAAAC CATACTTCCTTGAAGCTTATCGTCCTTTGAGGAAAGGAGACCTTTTCCTTGTGAGGGGTGGAATGAGGAGTGTGGAATTCAAAGTTATAGAGACTGATCCTGCTGAGTATTGCATCGTTGCACCTGACACTGAGATATTCTGCGATGGTGAGCCTATCAAAAGGGAAGACGAGGAACGGCTTGATGAGGTCGGCTATGATgatgttggtggagttcggaaACAAATGGCCCAGATCAGAGAGCTGGTCGAACTCCCACTGCGCCATCCCCAACTTTTCAAGTCTATTGGTGTTAAGCCACCAAAGGGCATATTGCTGTTTGGACCACCTGGCTCTGGCAAGACCCTTATTGCTAGAGCTGTCGCTAATGAAACTGGAGCATTCTTCTTTCTGATTAATGGCCCTGAAATTATGTCCAAGCTAGCAGGCGAGAGTGAGAGCAATCTCAGGAAGGCTTTTGAAGAAGCCGAGAAGAATGCACCAGCTATCATCTTCATTGATGAGATTGATTCAATTGCCCCCAAGAGAGAAAAGACCAATGGAGAAGTTGAGAGGCGTATTGTTTCACAGCTGTTGACTCTTATGGATGGGCTTAAATCCCGTGCTCATGTTATTGTTATGGGCGCTACGAATCGCCCAAACAGTATTGATCCTGCTCTTAGGAGGTTTGGTAGGTTTGACCGGGAGATTGACATCGGTGTCCCTGATGAAGTTGGGCGCCTCGAAGTTCTCCGGATTCACACAAAAAACATGAAGTTAGCTGAAGAT GTTGAACTGGAACATATTTCCAAAGACACCCATGGTTATGTTGGTGCTGATCTTGCTGCCCTTTGCACTGAGGCTGCTCTCCAGTGCATTCGCGAGAAGATGGATATTATAGATCTCGAGGATGAGACCATTGATGCCGAGATACTAAACTCTATGGCTGTTACAAATGACCACTTCAAGACTGCACTGACGACAAGCAACCCATCCGCTCTTCGTGAAACA GTTGTTGAAGTTCCAAATGTCTCTTGGGAAGATATTGGTGGTCTGGAGAATGTCAAACGGGAGTTGCAGGAG ACTGTCCAATATCCTGTTGAGCATCCAGAGAAATTCGAGAAGTTTGGCATGTCTCCTTCCAAAGGTGTTCTGTTCTATGGTCCTCCAGGCTGTGGTAAAACATTGTTGGCCAAGGCAATTGCTAATGAGTGCCAGGCTAACTTCATCAGTGTCAAAGGACCTGAGCTGCTCACCATGTGGTTTGGTGAGAGTGAGGCTAATGTCCGTGAGATTTTTGACAAGGCTAGGGGGTCTGCACCATGTGTCCTCTTCTTTGATGAGCTTGATTCGATCGCTACCCAG AGAGGCAGCAGTGTTGGGGATGCTGGAGGTGCGGCTGATAGAGTGCTGAACCAGCTGCTGACTGAGATGGATGGCATGAACGCAAAGAAAACTGTATTTATCATCGGTGCTACGAACAGGCCAGACATCATAGACCCTGCCTTGCTCAGGCCAGGGCGTCTTGATCAGCTTATCTACATCCCTCTTCCTGATGTTGAGTCCAGGCTCCAGATCTTCAAAGCATGCCTCAGGAAGTCTCCTGTGGCCAAGGATGTGGACTTGAATGCTCTTGCCAAATACACACAAGGGTTCAGTGGTGCCGACATCACAGAAATTTGTCAGCGTGCTTGCAAATATGCCATCAGGGAGAATATTGAAAAG GACATTGAAATGGAGAGGCGGAGGAAAGACAACCCTGAAGCcatggaggaagatgaggcGGATGAGATCGCCGAGATCAGGGCTGCTCACTTTGAGGAGTCGATGAAGTACGCCCGCCGGAGTGTGAGCGATGCCGACATCCGCAAGTACCAGGCCTTTGCCCAGACGCTCCAACAATCACGTGGATTTGGCAGCGAGTTCCGGTTCCCAGATCAGCCCGCTgccggcgctgccgccgccgccgaccccttTGCATCCGCTGCCGCAGCAGCTGAAGATGATGATTTATATAGCTAA
- the LOC100822792 gene encoding syntaxin-71, which yields MTVIDILTRVDSICQKYDKYDAEKLNGANVAGEDPFARLYGSVDAYISQCVEKAELAKQEKNRAAVVALNAEIRRTKAKLLEEDLPKLQRLALKKVKGLTREELATRTDLVAALPDRIQSIPDGSATATKKNGTWGGASGSRTGGGIKFDSTSDGNFDDEYFKGTEESNKFRQEYEMRRMKQDEGLDVIGEGLATLKNMASDMNEELDRQVPLMDEMDHKVDIANADLKNTNVRLKQTILQMRSSRNFCVDIVLLCVILGIAAYLYNVLKK from the exons ATGACGGTGATCGACATCCTGACGCGGGTGGACTCCATCTGCCAGAAGTACGACAAGTACGATGCCGAGAAGCTCAACGGTGCCAACGTCGCCGGCGAGGACCCCTTCGCCCGCCTCTACGGATCCGTCGATGCCTACATCTCCCAGTGCGTCGAG AAAGCGGAGTTGGCGAAGCAGGAGAAGAACCGGGCCGCGGTGGTCGCACTCAACGCCGAGATCCGCCGCACCAAGGCCAAGCTCCTCGAGGAGGACCTGCCCAAGCTGCAGCGCCTCGCGTTGAAGAAG GTCAAAGGGCTCACAAGAGAGGAACTTGCCACCCGTACTGATCTGGTTGCCGCCTTACCTGACAGAATACAATCAATACCAGACGGTAGTGCTACTgcgacaaagaaaaatggaactTGGGGAGGAGCCTCTGGGTCCCGTACTGGTGGAGGCATCAAGTTTGACTCTACTTCTG ATGGCAACTTTGACGATGAGTACTTTAAGGGAACAGAAGAATCAAATAAGTTTCGCCAGGAATATGAGATGCGTAGAATGAAACAG GATGAAGGTTTGGACGTTATTGGTGAAGGGCTAGCAACTCTGAAAAACATGGCATCTGATATGAATGAG GAATTGGATCGGCAAGTTCCTTTGATGGATGAAATGGACCACAAG GTGGACATAGCAAATGCAGATCTGAAGAATACCAATGTGAGACTAAAACAGACTATTCTCCAG ATGAGATCCAGTCGTAACTTCTGCGTCGACATCGTCCTGCTCTGTGTCATACTTGGTATTGCTGCCTACCTTTACAA TGTGCTGAAAAAATGA